ATTCAGCTTTGCGCAGAAATTTTGGATTTGTTCACATCCCTAACACATGCGAACTCTACGGCAGCAGGAAGATACCTCCGCTTCTATAGAAAAAGCGCAACTTGCACTTCTAGAAGCTAGTTACTTCTATAGATTTGAACCGTACTTAAAGTTGAACAGTAGCAGACCCGCGGGAGAGAAGACCATATATCAGCCCCCAATCCGCTCGCGGCAAGTAACAACGTCATCTTCAAGAAATAGTGAACGCCCCGCCGCCTTGCAGGCGGCGGGGCATTCGCTTGTTATAGGGCTAGAAGTCTATTCGGGCTGCGATCTGACCGCTGCGACCTCCGAGTCCCGTTTTGATGACACCGAAGCTAGCGCTCGTTAGATCCAGGTTGAGGTTATCCTCGTCCAAGTTGGTGTGGTTCGTTACGTTGGTGAAACTCGCTTCAGTTCGGAGTTTGAAACGATTATTGAGCGAGAAGATCTTCGCGAGACCTGCGTTTAGCTGAACGAAGCCGGGGCCTTGCACTGTGCCGATTCCGCTATTGCCAAAGCGGCCAATCGGAAGCGCGGGACCGAAGGTGGAGACCGGTTTCCCGTCAGCTTTGAAACCGGCGCCCGTATCGCACGCCTCGCCCGGTACCCAGGCAGACCAGCCGGGGCAGGCAAAAGCCGAGGGGTTAACCCAGCCAGAGCGGCCCTGATGCATGGGCTTCCAGTTTACGCCAGCCACACGGTCAGGATGCTGTGTAGCCTGTGTGGGGTCCCACCCTGCGAGGGATGTTTTAAGCCCTGAACCGGTACCGGATGGGTCCGTTTCTCCAGCGGGAAAAGCTGGCGTAAGATACGCACCCGTCTGCCAGGTAAAGATGCTGCTCAGTTGCCAGCCGCCGACCACCGCATCCAGAACCCTCGGCATGGTTGCGCCGAAGTGCCTGCCGCGACCGACGGGAAGCTCGTAGATTGACGTAGTCAGCCAATGCAGGCGACGAGGGCCTGGCGTATTTCCATAATCCAGCCTCTTGTCATCCACCCAGGAGGCAAAATCCCCGCCCCCTCGCTCACCTGAGAACTGGGTAGAGGTGGCGCCAGTGTTATTCGACAGAGCCCTGGCCCAGGTAAATGTCGAGTCGAACTGAAGACCGTTTTGCATGTGGTGTTTGGCTTCAATTTCCATTGCGTTGTAATTCGCATTTGCCTGCGAACCATAATTCATCAGGATGCCCCAGTTAGGGAATCTGCGAGCGCTGAACGGTTGGTTGTAGGCTGAAACGGTGCTCGAGAGCGGCAGTGTGTTCTCGTCCTGTTTCAAATTCAGATGGGAAGTTTCGGAACCGGTGTACGACGCGCGAATGCCGTAGCCCCGACCCAGGTCATGCTCGACGGTCAAAGCCCACTGAGCTGTCTCGGCATCGTGATAGTGGAGGTCAATGCTGGCGTTAAATTCGTTCGTGCCGTAGCAGTTTGTGCAGCCGCTGGTTCCGGAGCCGAACCCAATCGCCGGCCATGAATAAAGTGGTTGATTCGTGGTTGTATTCAAGGCATTTGTGTACGCCGAAGAACTGCCCTGAATCGTTCCAGTTAAAGAATGAAACGTCTGGCCCAGGATGGAGACGTTGTACAAGCCGAAGCCTGAGCGCACAACCCACTTACCGTCGTTCGTCACGCGATAGGCAAAGCCAAGGCGAGGCAGGACGCGGTTCTTATCCACGAAGCGCAAGCTTCTCGGCAGGCCTGCAGCAATGTTGGAGACAACCGGCATACATGGCGCGCCGTTTATAGTCGCACTGTTCGAGTTGGTGATGCCATCCGGGTCGCAGGCATTCGCGGATGCAAGCGTGCTTGCCGACTGTAGATTAGGCTGTGGAAAGGCGGGATAGATAACCCTTGCCGAGCGCGGCACACTGTAGTCCATGTTGGCATAGAAGCCATTCTTGTCGTAGAAGCCTGGGCGATATTCATATCGCACGCCAAGGTCGACTGACAGCTTTGGTGAAACCCTCCAATGGTCCTCTGCATATACGTGGTATTCACCAGCCGAGCCGTTAATGTCTCTGGTTATATCGTCATAACTCGAGTTATTAGGGATACCTAACAGGAAGTCGGCAAAGTCAACGCCCGTGAATGCACCAATAGCATTGCCCGCATTGCTGAAGTAGAAGTTTCCATAGTTGTCGCCGGTGCTTATTCCGGTTCCTCCGATGTACGTGTAAGTACGAACATCGCCGCCGAACTTCAAGTTATGGACGCCCTTGGTCCATGACAGGTTGTCGCTATAGGAGTACGTGTTATCAATATCGTTGCTATTGAGCCGTCCCGCTGGAGGAGACGTAATATTTGTGAACGAAACAAATGGGAAGCCGTTGTACCACAAATCGTTCAATGCACCGAAGCCCAGGCTCTGCGTGAAGGCTTTGCCGTTATAAGGATTCGCATCTCCATTGGTCCAGCGCGTGAAACCAAAAATACCCACGTTAATCAGGTTCGGATTTATCGTCCAACTGAGGCTCGTAGTCAAGTTCGACGAGTCGTAGATATTTGTACTGGGATCGAAATTTAAGTTGTATCCGGATATGCGCGGAAAATTGTAGTGACTATAGCGGCCCCATAACAGGACCTTCTGGTTTGAGCCGAAGTACTGGTCGCCGCGAGCATCTATTTGGTTGGAGTGCGTGGGCTCGGATACATTGGTGTAGTAGTTCGCCGACTCTCCGTTCACGTAAGAGGTCGTGGGAACGGTGCCGCCCCCAGTCAACGTTGCCGGTGTATTGGGGTCGGGGTAGAACTGCAAAAACTTTTGCGCGATCGAACTCAAGGCCCCGGTCGGAATTGTATTGCCCCAGCTAGTGCCCGTAAAAGGATCGGTCAGACTAGAGTAGGCTGCCGAGGGATTTGCGTAGTCAGTAAAATCGCCATTCTTCATGGCTGCCGTTGGCACTGTGGCAGACATGGTCACGCTCTGGGGAAGACGGAAGCCTTCATAATCGAAGAGGAAGAAGCTCTTGTTTCGGCCATCGTACAGTTTAGGA
This DNA window, taken from Acidicapsa ligni, encodes the following:
- a CDS encoding TonB-dependent receptor yields the protein MQIRKCFSWCRHLFPLGGLLLGLLFVVQPSPGQAVHGAIVGSVMDTTGAVVPGATVTLTDTDKGIVRTTTSSAIGAYQFLDADADHYSVEIQASGFEKWTTTKLQLNTLQTLRVDARLVIGSSSTTVSVAGENTGVIQTETPTITTTFNSDDIVNLPTNFRASAAGTSILGAMSAMPGVQADQGSFSVEGNLPFTSDMTVDGVTNIQVGSSGNPVLFPSADDVASFQLTGVLAPAEFGDPAQVSVTTKGGTNPFHGSGWEYHQNSGINANTYGSPTRPHLVANTFGGKLSGPVLIPKLYDGRNKSFFLFDYEGFRLPQSVTMSATVPTAAMKNGDFTDYANPSAAYSSLTDPFTGTSWGNTIPTGALSSIAQKFLQFYPDPNTPATLTGGGTVPTTSYVNGESANYYTNVSEPTHSNQIDARGDQYFGSNQKVLLWGRYSHYNFPRISGYNLNFDPSTNIYDSSNLTTSLSWTINPNLINVGIFGFTRWTNGDANPYNGKAFTQSLGFGALNDLWYNGFPFVSFTNITSPPAGRLNSNDIDNTYSYSDNLSWTKGVHNLKFGGDVRTYTYIGGTGISTGDNYGNFYFSNAGNAIGAFTGVDFADFLLGIPNNSSYDDITRDINGSAGEYHVYAEDHWRVSPKLSVDLGVRYEYRPGFYDKNGFYANMDYSVPRSARVIYPAFPQPNLQSASTLASANACDPDGITNSNSATINGAPCMPVVSNIAAGLPRSLRFVDKNRVLPRLGFAYRVTNDGKWVVRSGFGLYNVSILGQTFHSLTGTIQGSSSAYTNALNTTTNQPLYSWPAIGFGSGTSGCTNCYGTNEFNASIDLHYHDAETAQWALTVEHDLGRGYGIRASYTGSETSHLNLKQDENTLPLSSTVSAYNQPFSARRFPNWGILMNYGSQANANYNAMEIEAKHHMQNGLQFDSTFTWARALSNNTGATSTQFSGERGGGDFASWVDDKRLDYGNTPGPRRLHWLTTSIYELPVGRGRHFGATMPRVLDAVVGGWQLSSIFTWQTGAYLTPAFPAGETDPSGTGSGLKTSLAGWDPTQATQHPDRVAGVNWKPMHQGRSGWVNPSAFACPGWSAWVPGEACDTGAGFKADGKPVSTFGPALPIGRFGNSGIGTVQGPGFVQLNAGLAKIFSLNNRFKLRTEASFTNVTNHTNLDEDNLNLDLTSASFGVIKTGLGGRSGQIAARIDF